A portion of the Oncorhynchus masou masou isolate Uvic2021 chromosome 11, UVic_Omas_1.1, whole genome shotgun sequence genome contains these proteins:
- the LOC135548187 gene encoding zinc finger protein 180-like, which produces MTKLQYLNVFLTERLMQAAEEILGVIGNTISEYQEEITRTKRENQYLKRHLITPAPQPIVSWVSEQQTPPEQQYCEQEWSPSLGQRDPEPTQMKEEQGELRTRQEEEQIQGPEADTKEDSIIIPLCVKGDCDQEPPQSTHLPQTVENREKYSLLTNTTGQIKTEPGGEGYGVSLSEPTSDSPQSQPLSAVNPDCSRTQSENTESVPDVSRDPERRPEEDTQTHSCTQCGAVFCELSQLKAHMLSHTEPHSGDTSHRQILCTVCWKSFTSTSYLKVHLCSHTKDKPFHCGVCGKSFSYSGRLKEHQRIHTGERPYRCHVCGKRFNQSVHLKTHLRVHTGEKPYSCPVCGKGFSQSSHIKGHLRTHTEGGRRKMPWSGKSP; this is translated from the exons ATGACTAAATTACAATATCTGAATGTATTTCTAACTGAGCGTTTGATGCAAGCTGCCGAGGAGATACTTGGAGTGATCGGAAACACGATATCCGAGTACCAGGAAGAAATAAcccggacaaagagagagaatcaATACCTGAAACGACACTTGATCACACCGG CTCCTCAGCCCATTGTCTCTTGGGTCTCGGAGCAGCAAACTCCCCCTGAGCAACAGTACTGTGAGCAGGAGTGGAGTCCCAGTCTGGGGCAGAGAGACCCAGAGCCCACACAAATGAAAGAGGAACAGGGTGAACTAAGGACCCGTCAGGAGGAAGAGCAGATTCAAGGGCCGGAGGCTGATACCAAAGAAGACTCCATAATCATTCCTCTCTGTGTGAAAGGTGACTGTGATCAGGAGCCACCTCAGTCCACACATCTTCCCCAAActgtggagaacagagagaagtacTCTCTACTGACCAACACAACTGGACAGATCAAAACAGAACCTGGTGGAGAGGGCTATGGAGTATCACTATCAGAACCAACCAGTGACTCCCCTCAgtctcagcccctctctgcagTAAATCCAGACTGTTCTAGAACACAGAGTGAGAACACTGAAAGTGTTCCTGATGTTTCGAGAGATCCAGAAAGGAGACCAgaggaggacacacagacacactcatgtACTCAGTGTGGTGCCGTGTTCTGTGAGCTTTCCCAACTGAAGGCACACATGCTATCCCACACAGAACCACACAGTGGTGACACTAGTCACAGGCAAATCCTCTGCACAGTCTGTTGGAAGTCATTCACCTCTACCAGTTACCTCAAGGTCCACCTGTGTTCTCACACTAAGGATAAGCCCTtccactgtggtgtgtgtggcaAGAGTTTCAGCTACTCAGGGAGGTTAAAGGAGCACCAGCGCATCCACACTGGAGAGAGACCATACCGCTGCCACGTGTGTGGTAAACGCTTCAACCAGTCAGTCCATCTGAAGACCCACCTGAGGGTCCACACGGGGGAGAAGCCctactcctgtcctgtctgtgggAAAGGATTCAGTCAGTCCAGCCATATCAAGGGACACCTCAGAACTCACACTGAGGGAGGTAGAAGAAAAATGCCTTGGAGTGGAAAGAGCCCATGA
- the LOC135548188 gene encoding zinc finger and SCAN domain-containing protein 2-like: protein MMTKLQYLNVYLTERLMQAAEEILGVVGDTISEYQEEIARTKRENQYLKRHLITPVLRAPQPIVSWVSEQQTPPEQQRCEQEWSSSLGQEDTEPTQIKEEQGELRTRQEVEQIQGPEADTKEDSITIPLCVKGDCDQEPPQSTHLLQTVENREKYSLLTNTTGQIKTEPDGEGYGVSLSEPTSDSPQSQPLSAVNPDCSRTQSENTESVPDVQRDPERRPEDDTQTHSCTQCGAVFCELSQLKAHMLSHTEPHSGDTSHRQILCTVCWKSFTSTSYLKVHLCSHNKEKPFHCGVCGKSFSYSGRFREHQRIHTGERPYRCHVCGKRFNRSTHLKTHLRVHTGEKPYSCPVCGKGFSQSSQIKGHLRTHTRGR, encoded by the exons ATGATGACTAAATTACAATATCTGAATGTGTATCTAACTGAGCGTTTGATGCAAGCTGCGGAGGAGATACTTGGAGTGGTCGGAGACACGATCTCCGAGTACCAGGAAGAAATAGCTCGGACGAAGAGAGAGAACCAATACCTGAAACGCCACTTGATCACACCGGTCCTACGTG CTCCTCAGCCCATTGTCTCTTGGGTCTCGGAGCAGCAAACTCCCCCTGAGCAACAGCGCTGTGAGCAGGAGTGGAGCTCCAGTCTGGGGCAGGAGGACACAGAGCCCACACAGATTAAAGAGGAACAGGGTGAACTCAGGACCCGTCAGGAGGTAGAGCAGATTCAAGGGCCGGAGGCTGATACCAAAGAAGACTCCATAACCATTCCTCTCTGTGTGAAAGGTGACTGTGATCAGGAGCCACCTCAGTCCACACATCTTCTCCAAActgtggagaacagagagaagtacTCTCTACTGACCAACACAACTGGACAGATCAAAACAGAACCTGATGGAGAGGGCTATGGAGTATCACTATCAGAACCAACCAGTGACTCCCCTCAgtctcagcccctctctgcagTAAATCCAGACTGTTCTAGAACACAGAGTGAGAACACTGAAAGTGTACCTGATGTTCAGAGAGATCCAGAAAGGAGACCAGAGgacgacacacagacacactcatgtACTCAGTGTGGAGCCGTGTTCTGTGAGCTTTCCCAACTGAAGGCACACATGCTATCCCACACAGAACCACACAGTGGTGACACTAGTCACAGGCAAATCCTTTGCACAGTCTGTTGGAAGTCATTCACCTCTACCAGTTACCTCAAGGTCCACCTGTGTTCTCACAATAAGGAGAAGCCCTtccactgtggtgtgtgtggcaAGAGTTTCAGCTACTCGGGCAGGTTCAGGGAGCATCAACGCATCCACACGGGAGAGAGACCATACCGCTGCCACGTGTGTGGTAAACGCTTCAACCGGTCTACCCATCTGAAGACCCACCTGAGGGTCCACACGGGGGAGAAACCctactcctgtcctgtctgtggaAAAGGGTTCAGTCAGTCCAGCCAGATCAAAGGACACCTCAGAACTCACACCCGAGGAAGGTAG
- the LOC135548190 gene encoding uncharacterized protein LOC135548190 codes for AAFDNVNHQILLSTLSELGISGVAHAWIASYLTGRSYQVANRISACLADISVWMTDHHLKLNLGKTELLFLPGKDCPFHDLAITVDNSIVSSSQSAKNLGVILDNTLSFSTNIKAVARSCRFMLYNIRRVRPCLTQEAAQVLIQALVISRLDYCNSLLAGLPACAIKPLQLIQNAAARLVFNLPKFSHVTPLLRSLHWLPVEARIRYKTMVLAYGAVRGTAPQYLQALIRPYTQTRALRSSTSGLLASLPLRKYSSRSAQSKLFAALAPQWWNKLPHDARTAESITTFRRHLKPHLFKEYLG; via the exons gctgccttcgataatgtgaaccatcagatcctcctctccaccctctccgagttgggcatctccggcgtggcccacgcttggattgcgtcctacctgaccggtcgctcctaccag gtggcgaatcgcatctctgcatgtctggcagacatatcagtgtggatgacggatcaccacctcaagctgaacctcggcaagacggagctgctcttcctcccggggaaggactgcccgttccatgatctcgccatcacggttgacaactccattgtgtcctcctcccagagcgctaagaaccttggcgtgatcctggacaacaccctgtcgttctcaactaacatcaaggcggtggcccgttcctgtaggttcatgctctacaacatccgcagagtacgaccctgcctcacacaggaagcggcgcaggtcctaatccaggcacttgtcatctcccgtctggattactgcaactcgctgttggctgggctccctgcctgtgccattaaacccctacaactcatccagaacgccgcagcccgtctggtgttcaaccttcccaagttctctcacgtcaccccgctcctccgctctctccactggcttccagttgaagctcgcatccgctacaagaccatggtgcttgcctacggagctgtgaggggaacggcaccgcagtacctccaggctctgatcaggccctacacccaaacaagggcactgcgttcatccacctctggcctgctcgcctccctaccactgaggaagtacagttcccgctcagcccagtcaaaactgttcgctgctctggccccccaatggtggaacaaactccctcacgacgccaggacagcggagtcaatcaccaccttccggagacacctgaaaccccacctcttcaaggaatacctaggatag
- the LOC135548189 gene encoding zinc finger and SCAN domain-containing protein 2-like, producing the protein MMTKLQYLNVYLTERLMQAAEEILGVVGDTISEYQEEITRTKRENQYLKRHLITPVFPAPQPILSWVLEQQTPPEQQYCEQEWSPSLGQRDPEPTQIKEEQGELRTRQEVEQIQGPEADTKEDSITIPLCVKGDCDQEPPQSTHLPQTVENREKYSLLTNTTGQIKTEPDGEGYGVSLSEPASDSPQSQPLSAVNPDCSRTQSENTESVPRDPERRPEDDTQTHSCTQCGAVFCELSQLKAHMLSHTVPHSGDTSHRQILCTVCWKSFTSTSYLKVHLRSHTNEKPFHCGVCGKSFSYSGRFREHQRIHTGERPYRCHVCGKRFNRSAHLKTHLRVHTGEKPYSCPVCGKGFSQSSQIKGHLRTHTRGR; encoded by the exons ATGATGACTAAATTACAATATCTGAATGTGTATCTAACTGAGCGTTTGATGCAAGCTGCCGAAGAGATACTTGGAGTGGTCGGAGACACGATCTCCGAGTACCAGGAAGAAATAACCCGGACAAAGAGAGAAAACCAATACCTGAAACGACACTTGATCACACCGGTCTTCCCTG CTCCTCAGCCCATTCTCTCTTGGGTCTTGGAGCAGCAAACTCCCCCTGAGCAACAGTACTGTGAGCAGGAGTGGAGCCCCAGTCTGGGGCAGAGGGACCCTGAGCCCACACAGATTAAAGAGGAACAGGGTGAACTCAGGACCCGTCAGGAGGTAGAGCAGATTCAAGGGCCGGAGGCTGATACCAAAGAAGACTCCATAACCATTCCTCTCTGTGTGAAAGGTGACTGTGATCAGGAGCCACCTCAGTCCACACATCTTCCCCAAActgtggagaacagagagaagtacTCTCTACTGACCAACACAACTGGACAGATCAAAACAGAACCTGATGGAGAGGGCTATGGAGTATCACTATCAGAACCAGCCAGTGACTCCCCTCAgtctcagcccctctctgcagTAAATCCAGACTGTTCTAGAACACAGAGTGAGAACACTGAAAGTGTTCCGAGAGATCCAGAAAGGAGACCAGAGgacgacacacagacacactcatgtACTCAGTGTGGAGCCGTGTTCTGTGAGCTTTCCCAACTGAAGGCACACATGCTAtcccacacagtaccacacagtggtGACACTAGTCACAGGCAAATCCTCTGCACAGTCTGTTGGAAGTCATTCACCTCTACCAGTTACCTCAAGGTCCACCTGCGTTCTCACACTAATGAGAAGCCCTtccactgtggtgtgtgtggcaAGAGTTTCAGCTACTCAGGGAGGTTCAGGGAGCACCAACGcatccacacaggagagagaccgtACCGCTGCCACGTGTGTGGTAAACGCTTCAACCGGTCTGCCCATCTGAAGACCCACctgagggtccacacaggggagaaaccctactCATGTCCTGTCTGTGGGAAAGGATTCAGTCAGTCCAGCCAGATCAAGGGACACCTCAGAACTCACACCCGAGGAAGGTAG